Proteins from a genomic interval of Arthrobacter sp. CAN_C5:
- a CDS encoding serine hydrolase domain-containing protein — protein sequence MKTDWTGDADLVRSVERAFRPHAAAVAVISPERERTATIGASRGSFFEIASISKALTGMAYRDATERGLVSPTTVLRELLPLEDHGQVGSVSLGSLAIHRSGLPGLPRRMQPLRRNLRFLLRGENPYGDSLVELLDQTHGLRLGAPRPKYSNLGFQLLGHAVAKAAGSSYGQLLRDVLGPGFSTPFHAEDLGEADLTGYGRFGRPMAAWVGEAVAPAGGVRADISTMRGFLRSVLDGTARGLSALDPVAEFTPRVGIGAGWITLEHRGRPITWHNGASGGFSSWIGLDREAGTGVVVLSAVHRSVDRLGFRLLTEFTPTSESTS from the coding sequence GTGAAGACTGACTGGACAGGGGACGCCGACCTTGTGCGCTCCGTGGAGCGCGCGTTCCGACCACATGCGGCAGCTGTGGCGGTCATATCTCCAGAGCGGGAGAGGACCGCGACGATCGGTGCAAGCCGTGGTTCTTTCTTCGAAATTGCGTCGATCTCAAAGGCGCTTACCGGCATGGCGTATCGAGACGCGACGGAGCGCGGCCTCGTCTCGCCGACGACAGTCCTTCGCGAACTACTCCCCCTTGAAGATCACGGGCAGGTTGGTTCCGTGAGCCTGGGTTCCCTGGCCATTCACCGCTCCGGCCTGCCCGGTCTGCCCCGGAGAATGCAACCGCTTCGTCGGAACCTGAGATTCCTGCTCCGGGGTGAGAACCCTTACGGTGATTCGCTGGTCGAGCTACTGGACCAGACACATGGCCTGCGCCTTGGTGCCCCCCGGCCCAAGTATTCGAACCTTGGTTTCCAATTACTCGGACACGCCGTCGCCAAAGCCGCCGGGAGCAGTTACGGACAACTCCTGCGGGACGTCCTTGGACCCGGCTTTTCAACCCCCTTCCACGCGGAGGACCTCGGCGAGGCGGACCTGACAGGATACGGTCGCTTCGGGCGCCCCATGGCGGCGTGGGTCGGGGAAGCCGTCGCGCCCGCGGGAGGCGTACGCGCGGACATCAGCACCATGCGTGGCTTCCTTCGTTCGGTTCTCGACGGCACAGCCCGGGGTCTCTCCGCGCTCGATCCCGTCGCCGAGTTCACCCCACGGGTCGGTATCGGCGCCGGGTGGATCACACTCGAGCACCGGGGCCGCCCGATTACCTGGCACAATGGCGCCAGTGGGGGCTTCAGCAGCTGGATCGGACTCGACCGGGAGGCCGGCACCGGCGTTGTAGTGCTCTCGGCGGTTCACAGGTCCGTCGACCGCCTGGGGTTCCGCCTCCTGACAGAATTCACTCCAACGTCGGAATCGACGAGCTGA
- a CDS encoding AsnC family protein: MEVEMMKTLVASMDSKGPAEALQIIAELHREVARSEAGLVRNARQAGLSWEAIAQSLGVTKQAVHKKYGKQ; this comes from the coding sequence ATGGAGGTGGAGATGATGAAAACACTTGTTGCATCGATGGATAGCAAGGGGCCGGCCGAAGCTTTGCAGATCATTGCCGAGCTTCATCGGGAAGTGGCGCGCAGTGAAGCTGGTCTCGTCCGCAATGCTCGGCAGGCGGGCCTGTCATGGGAAGCTATTGCCCAGAGTCTGGGCGTGACCAAGCAGGCCGTCCATAAGAAGTACGGCAAACAGTAA
- a CDS encoding cyclase family protein has protein sequence MPTPSSSAPSFERPARRVVDLSHTIAAGAVTYPGLPAPTIASYLSREQSPTRFSPGSEFTLDTITMIGNTGTYIDSPFHCFSGGADLAGLELRTLVGLDAEVVHVPLGSGRGIHAGAFRKRDLKGKAVLLHTGWDRHFGTAAYATGAPFLSEEGAGFLADAGVTLVGIDSLNIDDKDSGGDRPAHSILLGAGIHIVEHLTNLANLPERGSRFTAVPPKIIDFGTFPVRAFAEMG, from the coding sequence ATGCCAACACCCAGCTCAAGTGCACCGTCCTTTGAGCGTCCCGCCCGCCGGGTGGTTGACCTGAGCCATACGATCGCCGCAGGGGCGGTAACCTATCCGGGATTACCAGCGCCCACGATCGCGTCGTATCTATCACGTGAGCAATCACCGACCCGGTTCTCCCCCGGCTCGGAGTTCACGCTCGACACGATCACAATGATCGGCAACACGGGCACCTACATCGACAGCCCGTTTCACTGCTTCTCAGGCGGGGCCGACCTCGCAGGACTGGAACTCAGAACACTTGTCGGCCTAGACGCCGAGGTGGTCCACGTACCCCTGGGCTCTGGACGTGGTATACACGCCGGAGCCTTCCGGAAACGGGACCTGAAGGGGAAGGCAGTTCTCCTCCATACCGGCTGGGATCGACACTTCGGCACTGCTGCATACGCGACCGGCGCTCCCTTTTTGTCCGAGGAGGGTGCAGGTTTCCTGGCCGATGCGGGCGTAACTTTGGTCGGCATCGACTCCCTCAACATTGATGACAAGGATTCCGGGGGTGACCGGCCAGCCCACAGCATTCTGCTGGGCGCTGGGATCCATATTGTCGAACACCTCACCAACCTCGCCAATCTGCCGGAGAGGGGCTCTCGCTTCACAGCGGTCCCACCGAAAATCATCGATTTCGGCACTTTCCCAGTTCGAGCCTTCGCAGAAATGGGATGA
- a CDS encoding GlxA family transcriptional regulator gives MHRVVALALPDVVAFDLAIPAQVFGHVDERSRYSFRVCAAQPGLVPTTSGYSIQAADGLDALLSADTIVVPGYEPLNDPPAEVCQALRQAAANGARVVSVCTGAFALAASGLLDGKRATTHWRNAARLQTLYPEITVDADVLYVDQGNVSTSAGVAAGIDLCLHLVRKDFGTEAANSIARRMVVAPHREGGQVQFMERPVAAPLTLFSDTCEWARQNLTQPLTVDEMADHAGWASRSFTRKFTAEAGTTPLKWLNDQRIAEACRLLETTDLTVSAIASKTGLGTTANFRLHFTRKLNTTPSSYRRLYQGRNRQAAPA, from the coding sequence ATGCACCGAGTCGTAGCTTTGGCACTGCCTGATGTGGTTGCTTTTGACCTCGCCATTCCAGCGCAGGTTTTCGGTCACGTGGACGAACGGAGTCGCTATTCTTTCCGAGTCTGCGCAGCGCAGCCGGGTCTGGTGCCTACGACTTCTGGATACTCCATCCAGGCCGCTGATGGGCTGGATGCCCTTCTGTCCGCGGACACCATCGTGGTACCAGGCTATGAACCACTCAATGATCCTCCGGCCGAAGTCTGCCAAGCGCTCCGTCAAGCCGCGGCCAATGGAGCCCGCGTTGTGTCGGTGTGTACGGGCGCTTTTGCTCTTGCAGCATCAGGCCTTCTGGACGGTAAACGAGCAACCACCCACTGGAGAAACGCCGCCCGCCTTCAAACCCTGTACCCGGAGATTACCGTCGATGCGGACGTTCTGTACGTAGACCAAGGGAACGTCAGCACCAGCGCCGGCGTCGCAGCAGGCATCGATCTATGCCTTCATTTGGTTCGTAAGGATTTCGGGACCGAAGCGGCGAATAGTATTGCGCGGCGGATGGTCGTGGCCCCGCATCGCGAAGGAGGTCAGGTCCAATTCATGGAAAGACCAGTAGCCGCTCCCCTAACTCTCTTCTCCGACACGTGCGAGTGGGCTAGGCAGAACCTGACTCAACCGCTCACAGTAGACGAAATGGCTGACCATGCAGGTTGGGCATCCAGAAGCTTCACCCGCAAATTCACCGCCGAAGCAGGAACGACGCCCCTGAAATGGTTGAACGATCAACGCATAGCTGAAGCCTGTCGGCTCCTAGAGACCACCGATCTAACAGTGAGTGCTATTGCATCCAAGACAGGTCTGGGAACGACCGCGAATTTTCGCCTTCACTTTACCCGAAAACTCAATACGACGCCCTCGAGCTACCGCCGCCTCTATCAAGGTAGGAACCGGCAAGCTGCACCGGCGTAA
- a CDS encoding MMPL family transporter produces the protein MDGVLFGLAIDYQMFVVSGMRESYIQSGDARRASPDGYSHGARVVIGAAIIMMAVFGGFVFSEVPNISANGFALAVGICRSFHCQHDSPPCIHASLRPRCLMVCGLAVTHPSRPRRRRQQPGSSKELGPKSD, from the coding sequence GTGGACGGCGTCCTGTTTGGCCTGGCCATTGATTACCAGATGTTCGTGGTGTCCGGCATGCGTGAATCCTATATTCAGAGCGGCGACGCGCGCCGCGCTAGTCCGGATGGCTACAGCCATGGAGCACGGGTCGTTATCGGCGCTGCAATCATCATGATGGCCGTTTTTGGTGGATTCGTTTTCTCTGAGGTCCCGAACATCTCTGCCAACGGGTTCGCCCTTGCGGTCGGTATTTGTCGAAGCTTTCATTGTCAGCATGACTCTCCTCCCTGCATTCATGCATCTCTTCGGCCGCGCTGCCTGATGGTGTGCGGACTGGCTGTCACGCATCCTTCCAGACCTCGACGTCGAAGGCAGCAACCTGGCTCGTCCAAAGAGCTGGGACCGAAAAGCGACTGA